In Oryza sativa Japonica Group chromosome 2, ASM3414082v1, the following are encoded in one genomic region:
- the LOC4329393 gene encoding uncharacterized protein — protein sequence MAPPHACSPGATQRLLLHAAADGDLRLFKRIASRLDGGEGRLKEAVEAVKDRGAGALHQAARNGRTAMCVYLVEELQVDINAANESGATPLIYAVLGGIVYTVSYLLDHGANPDKPNEQGRAPLHLAVEQGNCEILKVLLVKGADVDSSSDCGTPLHIAAVKSHDGCMKILLDHHADCNKVFSTFYTPLIAALMVRSLKCVKLLIKAGADIKGVGTFTPLIAAATEGLTDFYKCLLEAGADPNVPDENRRKDVEILLPVTSRIPSVYDWSVDGIITYVNKNVQDDPMYKIRPADLKLEGSRA from the exons ATGGCGCCGCCTCACGCGTGCA GCCCAGGCGCGACGCAGCGGCTGCTCCTCCATGCGGCCGCCGACGGTGACCTCCGCCTCTTCAAGA GGATTGCTAGTAGGCTGGACGGCGGGGAAGGACGCCTcaaggaggcggtggaggccgtGAAGGACCGCGGCGCTGGGGCTCTGCACCAAGCCGCCCGCAACGGGAGGACCGCGATGTGCGTGTACCTGGTCGAGGAACTCCAGGTGGACATCAACGCCGCCAACGAGTCAG GTGCTACGCCACTGATTTATGCAGTTCTGGGTGGGATTGTGTATACTGTGAGTTATCTTCTTGATCATGGTGCAAATCCTGATAAGCCCAATGAACAAGGGCGTGCTCCTCTCCATTTAGCAGTTGAACAAG GAAATTGCGAGATATTAAAGGTCTTACTAGTGAAAGGAGCTGATGTTGATTCATCTTCTGACTGTGGGACGCCACTGCATATTGCAGCCGTGAAAAGTCATGATGGCTGTATGAAGATTTTATTGGACCACCATGCAGAT TGTAATAAGGTATTTTCCACATTTTATACACCCCTCATCGCAGCGCTTATGGTTCGCTCATTGAAATGTGTGAAGCTTCTGATTAAG GCTGGTGCTGATATTAAGGGTGTTGGTACTTTTACCCCCTTAATTGCTGCTGCAACTGAAGGCTTAACTGATTTCTATAAGTGCTTACTCGAGGCTGGTGCTGATCCTAATGTGCCTGATGAA AACAGACGGAAAGATGTGGAGATCCTACTTCCAGTAACTTCTCGTATTCCATCTGTGTATGATTGGAgtgttgatgggataattacttATGTAAACAAAAATGTGCAG GATGACCCCATGTACAAAATAAGACCAGCTGATCTGAAGTTAGAAGGAAGTAGGGCATAA
- the LOC107276714 gene encoding putative cyclin-dependent kinase F-2 yields MACKRPTPDGDACSATAAVALSPCNKPRWLFMSIFNYKRMETLGAGTYIVVYRLADVERDCLAACRGHPYVVQLRDVAANPSNRDMFLVKEFVGARSLRDLIAGHARRRPFSEGETRALMRQLRAGVRTMHAAGIAHRDIKPRNILIGPGGALKICDFGMATTAAPPYEGFMVGTLHYNTPEQLAGNRCYGPAVDMWALGCIMGELLTGAPLFGGDMIEEELLADLSDNLGDPLRELFEDVLLELSPANLSGLLSFDPEKRLTAAEAMEHRWFAQVTKRAEFTGFDLDSQFGDTSSRAFSASNQ; encoded by the exons ATGGCATGCAAGCGCCCGACGCCTGATGGCGACGCTTGCTCCGCTACCGCTGCTGTGGCGCTGTCGCCGTGCAATAAGCCACGGTGGCTGTTCATGAGCATCTTCAACTATAAGAGGATGGAGACGCTCGGGGCGGGCACGTACATCGTCGTGTACAGG CTGGCCGACGTCGAACGCGACTGCCTCGCCGCGTGCCGGGGCCACCCGTACGTCGTGCAGCTTAGGGACGTCGCCGCTAACCCGTCCAACCGGGACATGTTCCTTGTCAAAGAGTTCGTCGGCGCCCGCAGCCTCCGCGACCTCATCGCCGGCCATGCCCGTCGTCGTCCCTTCTCCGAAGGCGAGACCCGCGCACTGATGCGGCAGCTCCGCGCCGGCGTCAGGACAATGCATGCCGCCGGCATAGCCCACCGCGACATCAAGCCACGCAACATCCTCATCGGCCCGGGCGGTGCGCTCAAGATATGTGACTTCGGGATGGcaaccacggcggcgccgccctacGAGGGATTCATGGTCGGCACGCTCCACTACAACACACCGGAGCA ACTCGCCGGCAACCGGTGCTACGGCCCGGCCGTGGACATGTGGGCGCTGGGATGCATAATGGGCGAGCTCCTCACCGGTGCGCCACTGTTCGGAGGCGACATGATAGAGGAGGAGCTTCTCGCCGACCTGTCGGACAACCTTGGGGACCCGCTCAGGGAGCTGTTCGAGGATGTCCTGCTGGAGCTTTCACCGGCGAATCTGTCCGGGCTGCTGTCCTTTGATCCTGagaagaggctgacggcggcggaagCAATGGAGCACCGGTGGTTCGCCCAAGTTACCAAGAGAGCAGAGTTTACTGGCTTTGACTTAGACTCTCAATTTGGAGACACTTCAAGTAGAGCGTTTTCAGCAAGCAATCAATGA
- the LOC4329394 gene encoding uncharacterized protein has translation MDGPSGWFLKVPPPLHTVDPPGSPPPASILLEPYGYFSDRTNHTTARGLTRGGKNIVFTFWTATPPRASFFTLHSPDDTKCSAFADAPDAVCSDHHLLLLRIPICLEATQIYAINNHYFVYHAGGDGEQRLTPVPTPPGLTFAFPNSEVVLLRRRRPREAFFLAALHRPTLCRQYTHEQFDLHLYSSETGEWSTKLMVSVDADDDDDSTSFRFSYASKAIVVGGELGTVGWVDLWHGILVCDILLDNPRLRFIPLPPPLVPRQLKGDPMFHRNIVVLEGYIKFFEMYNHTTGSASAQGWVAATKKMKISSIASGNSSSSSWEDDCAIKFSEIPVESLTFAQMLRLQPNLKQGTGTTRLTLKRLHAGYPALSLHDSDVVYIMHTPDPDEEDKALVIAVDMRNKALKGVADFGFGRPVGYGFTYLQTGISKHLSNCSSSSRDGILGAGEKEVPGEGVATAA, from the coding sequence ATGGACGGCCCGTCGGGTTGGTTCCTGAAGGTCCCTCCGCCGCTCCACACCGTGGATCCGCCGGGCTCCCCTCCTCCTGCCTCCATCCTCCTCGAGCCATACGGCTACTTCAGCGACCGCACCAACCACACCACCGCCAGGGGCCTCACCAGGGGCGGCAAGAACATCGTCTTCACCTTCTGGACGGCCaccccgccgcgcgcctccttcTTCACCCTCCATTCCCCCGACGACACCAAGTGCTCCGCCTTCGCCGACGCGCCCGACGCCGTCTGCTccgaccaccacctcctcctgctccgCATCCCCATCTGCCTTGAGGCCACCCAAATCTACGCCATCAACAACCACTACTTCGTCTACCAcgcaggcggcgacggcgagcagcggctCACGCCGGTCCCCACGCCCCCGGGCCTCACCTTCGCCTTCCCCAACAGTGAGGTCGTccttctgcgccgccgccgcccccgcgaagccttcttcctcgccgcgCTCCATCGCCCCACCCTCTGTCGCCAGTACACCCACGAGCAGTTCGATCTCCACCTGTACAGCTCCGAGACGGGGGAATGGAGCACCAAGCTGATGGTGAGCGTCGAcgccgatgatgatgatgattcaaCCAGCTTCAGATTTTCCTACGCTAGCAAGGCGATTGTTGTGGGAGGGGAGCTCGGAACCGTGGGCTGGGTCGATCTCTGGCATGGCATCCTCGTCTGCGACATCCTCCTCGACAACCCTCGCCTCCGCTTCatcccactgccgccgccgctggtgccCAGGCAACTCAAGGGAGACCCGATGTTTCATCGCAACATCGTTGTTCTTGAAGGGTACATCAAGTTCTTTGAAATGTACAACCACACCACCGGATCTGCCTCTGCTCAAGGTTGGGTGGCTGCAAcgaagaagatgaagatttCGAGCATTGCATCTgggaacagcagcagcagcagctgggagGACGACTGCGCTATCAAATTCTCCGAGATCCCAGTGGAGAGCCTCACATTTGCCCAGATGCTGCGGCTGCAGCCTAATCTGAAGCAGGGTACGGGTACAACGAGGCTAACTTTGAAGAGACTCCACGCTGGTTATCCTGCGCTGAGCTTGCACGACAGTGATGTTGTCTACATCATGCACACACCTGATCCCGACGAGGAGGACAAGGCGTTGGTGATTGCTGTTGATATGAGGAACAAGGCTCTAAAGGGTGTGGCTGATTTTGGCTTTGGAAGGCCTGTGGGCTACGGTTTCACCTACCTTCAAACTGGGATCTCCAAGCATCTCAGCaattgttcttcttcctccag